A stretch of Palaemon carinicauda isolate YSFRI2023 chromosome 34, ASM3689809v2, whole genome shotgun sequence DNA encodes these proteins:
- the LOC137626737 gene encoding uncharacterized protein, whose translation MDMILQGVACACNMDDISGTGCNDQEHLQNLDDILQRLEDNGLHCNLPNCTFIQTFEEGSEMELSSECKEAFTKVVKLLTKDCGVLVHYDPKKPVTLAVYASPKGLGAVLSHITEDGERPTAYASRTLTKVELLRGWAIQLAAYDYDIQVHKSEQNCNTDALSRLQLPVEGCAEEFIHWTSEATELNIAQIKALPILAKNIAKEMRHDLVLSKILLFTTTGWPDAADISNDLKPFYIRREKITVEDGCLLWGVRIIVAKKFQGQLSSRDCENERISKNARVLVQH comes from the exons ATGGACATGATCCTACAAGGAGTAGCATGTGCATGCAATATGGATGATATCAGCGGGACTGGCTGTAATGATCAAGAACATTTGCAGAATCTAGATGACATATTGCAGAGGCTTGAAGATAATGGCCTCCATTGTAACCTGCCCAA CTGCACCTTTATCCAAACTTTTGAAGAAGGATCGGAAATGGAGTTGTCGTCGGAATGCAAGGAGGCATTCACCAAAGTTGTAAAATTATTAACTAAAGACTGTGGTGTTTTGGTTCATTATGATCCTAAAAAGCCAGTGACACTAGCAGTTTATGCATCCCCAAAAGGGCTTGGAGCTGTTCTTTCACATATAACAGAAGATGGTGAACGACCCACAGCATATGCATCTCGCACATTAACAAAAGTTGAG CTGCTGCGAGGATGGGCGATCCAACTGGCTGCATACGATTATGACATTCAAGTTCATAAGTCAGAACAAAACTGCAATACAGATGCATTGTCAAGGCTTCAGTTACCAGTAGAAGGTTGTGCAGAAGAATTTATACATTGGACATCTGAAGCAACTGAACTCAACATTGCGCAAATTAAAGCACTTCCAATTTTGGCAAAAAACATAGCTAAAGAGATGAGACATGACCTTGTGCTGTCAAAAATATTGCTATTTACCACTACGGGATGGCCAGATGCAGCAGATATCAGTAACGATCTCAAACCATTCTATATCCGTCGTGAGAAGATCACAGTAGAAGATGGTTGTTTGCTCTGGGGAGTTCGTATTATTGTTGCTAAAAAGTTTCAGGGACAGTTGTCATCCAGGGATTGTGAGAATGAGAGGATAAGCAAGAATGCACGTGTGTTGGTCCAGCATTGA